The nucleotide window GTattcgaaatttagtcacttttcatgtaaagataaatcagaatgaaaacactattcaaaatccgaaaaatattccagcataatatactggatttcgaattttttacatgtgaacttccagcataatatatggGAGTTCCAACATATTATTTATACAcgggtgctccaatctccagtatattatgttggaactttccgtgtgctggagttccaacataatatgttggaagttcatatacaggtgcaccaatctccagtatattatgctgaaactttccgtgttgcagcaaaatagtgactatttttcaattatccgtccgaaaactggctagcccgtgctattttcactaAGAGAACCATAATCCCAACTTAAAAAAAATCCCAACTTACTTAACTGACGTTAATGAAGATAAATTAAAATTCCTAAATCTTGGGTGTTTGGTCCCACAACTTGGCATAACCTAAGGCAGATTATCTGATTCTGCTATTGATGGTAGCCATTTCCCTTTTAAGGTCAACTAATTAACAATCTTTTCTTTAAGCATTATATTCCCAGCTGGATACGCGCTATTGGACTTTTGTGTTTGTTGTTAGTTAATCAAATCATTTTAAAATTTAAGGACTTAACAGAAAAAGCTCTCAAATACTAATTCTTCTCAGAAAAAGTCTACATTTTCAAACAACAATACAGGAAGGCACGTTCTATACAAACATGTTAACAACTAATGTTCTTTCTCTTTTAGCCATTTCATTAAACTCACAATATTCTTCTTGACCTTTACAAACATAAACGTGCTACTCTTACACTATTTGCTATCCTTATGTCTATTCAAAAATTCTACTAGTAATTCTAACATCAAGAATCTTGCTCTCATACAACAAAAGATGAGAGGAAGAAAACACTATTTTGTCATTTTTGCTTTTCTTGTACTGTTTTTTGCAAATATAGCCACTTCAACTTCTAAAGGAAAATTTACACCAGCTGATACTTATCTGATCAATTGTGGATCCCCTGATACCACATTGCTTGATGATGGAAGGACTTTTAAGTCTGATCCTCAATCTGCTTCTTACTTGTCTACTGATCAGACTATTTTAGCTTCTGTTAAATCTTTACAAGAAAAGGTTTCTTTTTCATCTGAATCTTTGTTGTATCAAACAGCAAGAATATTTGAAAGTGAATCTATGTATAGATTTCTTGTTTTTCAACCGGGCAGACATTGGGTGCGTTTGTATTTTTATCCTCTTTCACATCCAAATTACAGTCTAACAAGTGCTATGTTCAGTGTTTCTTGTGATAGTATTGTTTTACTACATGATTTTTCAGTGAAGGATACTAGTAAAACAGTGTTCAAAGAGTATCTTATTAATATTACTTCATCTCAATTTACCCTCAAATTTTCACCTCAGAAGAAATCTTTTGCGTTTATCAATGCTATTGAGTTTGTCTCAGCACCAGATGATCTCATTCCTGATTCAGCTGCTGCAGTTTCCCCTGTTGGTGATTTCAATGGCTTGTCTCAGTTCGCGTTTGAAGTAAGTTATCGGCTAAATATTGGAGGATCAATTGTCACACCTAAAAATGATACATTGTGGAGGACATGGTTGCCTGATGATCAGTACATGGTATTTCCACAAGGAGCTCAAAATGTGTCGGTTCCTCCTGAGACGATCAAATATCCGGATGGAGGTGCAACGCCTTTGATTGCTCCACGTTGGGTTTATGCAACGGCTGATAGGATGGCTGATGCTGGGGTTGCAAACTCGAATTTTATGCTAACGTGGGAGATGAACGTTGATCCGAGTTTTTCTTACTTGATCAGAATGCATTTCTGTGATATTGTGAGCCAAGGCCTAAATGAGTTGTACTTCAATGTCTATATTAATGAGATAGCGGGGGTTTCTAGTCTTGACCTCTCAACACTCACTTCAGATTTGGCCACCCCTTATTACAAAGACTTTGTGCTCAATGCCACAGCCATAACCAACGGCTCAATCATCGTGCAGGTGGGGCCAGCGGCTGATGTTCTGTCTAGCCTCCCAAATGCCATCCTCAATGGGTTAGAGGTCATGAAGATAAGCAACATGGAGGGAAGTTTAGATGGGCTGTTCTCATCTGGTGGAACGAATGCAGGCCTAGTGCCAAAATCTCGCAGTATGAGAATTGCTGCTGCTTTTGGATTGGCAATGGGGGTTACAGCAATAGTACTGCTTGTAATGGGCATTGTTAGGTGGCGAAGGAAACCAAAAAATGGTTGGGAGAGGCAGAAGACATTCTCCTCTTGGCTTCCTCTCAATGCCAGTTACTGTAGTTTCATGTCAAGCAAGAGCAAGACTTGTTCAACAATCATATCCTCTGGCCTCAACTTTGGCCGCCTTTTCACTTTCAATGAAATCAAGATTGCAACAAAAAACTTTGATGAAAAGGCAGTCATTGGTGTTGGAGGCTTCGGAAAAGTCTACCTTGGTGAATTGGAAGATGGAATAAAACTCGCCATAAAACGAGGAAATCCATCATCCTCACAAGGTATAAATGAATTCAGAACTGAAATTGAGTTGCTATCCAAGCTTAGGCATAGACATCTTGTTTCACTCATTGGGTATTGCGACGAACAATCAGAAATGATTCTTGTCTATGAGTACATGTCTAATGGTCCTCTTCGCGACCACATTTATGGTTCCACTTTGCCAACTCTATCATGGAGACAAAGGCTCGAAATTTGCATAGGAGCTGCTCGAGGACTACATTACCTTCACACTGGATCAACTCAAGGAATAATACACCGCGATATAAAAACCACAAACATCCTCCTGGATGAGAACTTTGTCGCAAAGATGGCTGATTTTGGCTTGTCAAAAACCGGTCCTTCACTGGAGCAAACACACGTTAGCACAGCAGTGAAGGGTAGTTTTGGTTACCTTGATCCTGAGTACTTCAGAAGACAACAACTAACAGAAAAATCTGATGTTTACTCATTTGGGGTAGTCCTATTTGAGGTATTATGTGCAAGGCCAGCACTTGATCCAGCATTGCCAAGAGAACAAGTAAATTTAGCAGAGTGGGCAATGCAGCAGCACAGAAAGGGTTCTCTTGAGAAGATCATAGACCCTAATCTTGCAGGAACCATTAGGCCCGAGGCGTTAAGGAAATACGTGGAAGCTGCAGAGAAATGTTTGGCAGAATATGGGGTTGACAGGCCTACAATGGGAGATGTTTTGTGGAACTTAGAGTATGCTTTACAACTTGAAGGAGCATCACCACAGACTGATCTTCCAGTGGAAAATGAGAACGAAAATTCAAAGCCAAGTTCTTCAGAACAACCTGGGACAAATCCGAAGGCCAATAAAGAAGATCAGCTAATTAACATCAATGATGATTCTGGAGTGGTGGTTGGTTCTCCTATGTTCTTAGAAGATTTTCAAGGAAGATAACTGAAATTACAGCAactcctttttatttattttcttacttttctGCTTCCATGTTTTTACTTTACTTCTCAAGCAATCTTGGGTTATCTTGGATTGATTTCTTGTTTAGTTCATGATGACTGAAGACATGCCAGAGTTTGTCTGTGTAAGAGGATCTAATTGAGTTCACTTTTAAGtacttgtagctatatttacagATTTATCTTCACTCAGGTGTGTTATTTTTCAATACTTATTGTTGTTTTCCAATAGAATTGAGAAAACCTGTAAACTGTTAGATGGAGAAATATTGTGTTTAAGTTCCTCAATCTC belongs to Nicotiana tabacum cultivar K326 chromosome 6, ASM71507v2, whole genome shotgun sequence and includes:
- the LOC107823009 gene encoding putative receptor-like protein kinase At5g61350, with amino-acid sequence MRGRKHYFVIFAFLVLFFANIATSTSKGKFTPADTYLINCGSPDTTLLDDGRTFKSDPQSASYLSTDQTILASVKSLQEKVSFSSESLLYQTARIFESESMYRFLVFQPGRHWVRLYFYPLSHPNYSLTSAMFSVSCDSIVLLHDFSVKDTSKTVFKEYLINITSSQFTLKFSPQKKSFAFINAIEFVSAPDDLIPDSAAAVSPVGDFNGLSQFAFEVSYRLNIGGSIVTPKNDTLWRTWLPDDQYMVFPQGAQNVSVPPETIKYPDGGATPLIAPRWVYATADRMADAGVANSNFMLTWEMNVDPSFSYLIRMHFCDIVSQGLNELYFNVYINEIAGVSSLDLSTLTSDLATPYYKDFVLNATAITNGSIIVQVGPAADVLSSLPNAILNGLEVMKISNMEGSLDGLFSSGGTNAGLVPKSRSMRIAAAFGLAMGVTAIVLLVMGIVRWRRKPKNGWERQKTFSSWLPLNASYCSFMSSKSKTCSTIISSGLNFGRLFTFNEIKIATKNFDEKAVIGVGGFGKVYLGELEDGIKLAIKRGNPSSSQGINEFRTEIELLSKLRHRHLVSLIGYCDEQSEMILVYEYMSNGPLRDHIYGSTLPTLSWRQRLEICIGAARGLHYLHTGSTQGIIHRDIKTTNILLDENFVAKMADFGLSKTGPSLEQTHVSTAVKGSFGYLDPEYFRRQQLTEKSDVYSFGVVLFEVLCARPALDPALPREQVNLAEWAMQQHRKGSLEKIIDPNLAGTIRPEALRKYVEAAEKCLAEYGVDRPTMGDVLWNLEYALQLEGASPQTDLPVENENENSKPSSSEQPGTNPKANKEDQLININDDSGVVVGSPMFLEDFQGR